The Azospirillum brasilense genome has a window encoding:
- the pyk gene encoding pyruvate kinase, whose amino-acid sequence MTATSPIRRFRQTKIVATLGPSSSSPEMIRLLFEAGVDVFRLNFSHGSHDDHGARVRAIRALERELERPIAIMADLQGPKLRLGRFAAGSVELTVGQPFRLDLSTEPGDATRVGMPHPEIFAALRPDTDLLLDDGKVRLRIVDCSPEHADTVVVAGTRLSDRKGVNVPDVLLPLSPLTAKDRADLVFALEQEVDWVALSFVQRPEDVAEARKLIAGRAALMSKLEKPLAIQHLERIVELSDGVMVARGDLGVEMPPEDVPSIQKRIIREARKAGKPVIVATQMLESMIGAPAPTRAEASDVATAVFDGADAVMLSAETASGAYPVEAVSMMDRIARRVEHDDLYRTMMDAQHADPQETAADAITAAARQVAHTIHAAAIVTYTTSGSTTLRAARERPEVPILCLTATVAASRRLVLAYGVHSVLTEDIQNFSDMVHKATRIAYAHGLAEDGQRLVITAGVPFGMPGSTNILRIAWVERPVLPAGGYMQYAQDSRSDQLTPVMADAGA is encoded by the coding sequence ATGACCGCCACCTCCCCGATCCGCCGCTTCCGGCAGACGAAGATCGTCGCCACGCTGGGTCCGTCCTCCTCCTCGCCGGAGATGATCCGCTTGCTGTTCGAGGCGGGCGTGGACGTCTTCCGTCTGAACTTCAGCCACGGCTCCCACGACGACCACGGCGCCCGCGTGCGCGCCATCCGCGCCCTGGAGCGCGAGTTGGAACGGCCGATCGCCATCATGGCCGACCTCCAGGGACCGAAGCTGCGGCTCGGCCGCTTCGCCGCCGGTTCGGTGGAACTGACGGTGGGCCAGCCCTTCCGCCTCGACCTTTCCACCGAGCCGGGCGACGCGACCCGCGTCGGCATGCCCCATCCGGAAATCTTCGCCGCCCTGCGCCCCGACACCGACCTGCTGCTCGACGACGGCAAGGTGCGTCTGCGCATCGTCGATTGCAGCCCGGAGCACGCCGACACCGTCGTCGTGGCCGGAACTCGGCTGTCCGACCGCAAGGGCGTGAACGTCCCCGACGTGCTGCTGCCGCTGTCGCCGCTGACCGCGAAAGACCGCGCCGACCTCGTCTTCGCGCTGGAGCAGGAGGTGGATTGGGTGGCGCTGTCCTTCGTGCAGCGGCCGGAGGATGTGGCCGAGGCGCGCAAGCTGATTGCCGGGCGCGCCGCCCTGATGTCCAAGCTGGAGAAGCCGCTGGCCATCCAGCATCTGGAGCGCATCGTCGAGCTGTCGGACGGCGTGATGGTCGCCCGCGGCGATCTCGGCGTGGAGATGCCGCCGGAGGACGTGCCGAGCATTCAGAAGCGGATCATCCGCGAAGCGCGCAAGGCCGGCAAGCCGGTGATCGTCGCCACCCAGATGCTGGAATCGATGATCGGCGCCCCCGCCCCGACCCGCGCGGAGGCGTCGGACGTCGCCACCGCCGTCTTCGACGGGGCGGACGCGGTGATGCTGTCGGCGGAGACCGCGTCGGGCGCCTACCCGGTCGAGGCGGTGTCGATGATGGACCGCATCGCCCGCCGGGTCGAGCACGACGACCTCTACCGCACGATGATGGACGCCCAGCACGCCGACCCGCAGGAAACGGCCGCCGACGCCATCACCGCGGCGGCGCGGCAGGTCGCCCACACCATCCACGCGGCGGCCATTGTCACCTACACCACCAGCGGCTCGACCACCCTGCGCGCCGCCCGCGAGCGGCCGGAGGTGCCGATCCTCTGCCTGACCGCGACCGTTGCCGCCTCGCGCCGGCTGGTGCTGGCCTATGGCGTGCACAGCGTGCTCACCGAGGACATCCAGAACTTCTCCGACATGGTGCACAAGGCGACCCGCATCGCCTACGCCCACGGTCTGGCAGAGGATGGGCAGCGGCTGGTCATCACCGCGGGCGTGCCCTTCGGCATGCCGGGCTCGACCAACATCCTGCGCATCGCCTGGGTGGAGCGCCCCGTCCTTCCAGCGGGCGGGTACATGCAATACGCGCAGGATTCGCGGTCAGATCAATTGACCCCGGTCATGGCCGACGCCGGGGCGTGA
- a CDS encoding HWE histidine kinase domain-containing protein: protein MNGGVDLSNCDREPIHLVGSIQPSGFLIALSTDWIVKHASSNIGVWLGVEPDALLGLPLTEVMEEEALHAIRGRLQLSLINGSVERAFRLTLSPNALPLDIAVHLSGQSIIVEAEPSEPDDELDVGSMVRAMIGRLQRTADFDSCCREAARQLRSLTGFDRVMIYRFDRDGAGEVIAESAVRGVPSYLGLHYPASDIPKQARALYERNWLRCINDVDAPPAAILPPVGPEGEPLDLSMSVLRSVSPIHCEYLRNMGVAASLSVSILRRGKLWGLFACHNMVPRRLSLERRTAAELYGQMFSFLLEGVERDREEAYEAKARLLHTRIMAVMADGASSMENLERLRGEVGHYIRSDGFAIVLGGQILVEGTTPTPEELLGLVRMLNRTHASRVFATGEIGQVHPPAQDFTERAAGMLAIPVSRKPRDYIIFFRRESVRTVTWAGNPDKPVEPGPNGQRLTPRKSFEAWKETVHGQSEPWTEADLRIADSLRVTLMEVVLRLADQAEEERRTARERQELLIAELNHRVRNILSLVRALLAQSRAGVTRVEEFAEIVGGRIQALARAHDQLTAENWKPSPLRPLIAAEVDAYLGSRADRVVLSGPEVLLSPPALSVMALIMHELVTNAAKYGAFADSGGRVKVHWSLDDRDALELCWEESGGPPVQAPTRQGFGTTIIERSVPHELKGEAMVTYALAGLRARFTIPAIHVSLAPERPAAVIEAAVTPCAAADIPLGGTVLILEDNMIIAMSAEDMLLKLGAERVETVASVRQALVTIADDPPDMALLDVNLGTETSFPVAERLRELGIPFLFATGYGESAIFPEEFRDVLVLRKPYDSEQVRRGLQTVRGI, encoded by the coding sequence ATGAACGGTGGCGTAGACTTGAGCAATTGCGACCGGGAGCCGATCCATCTCGTCGGGTCCATCCAGCCAAGCGGATTCCTGATCGCGCTGTCGACGGATTGGATCGTCAAGCACGCCTCGTCCAACATCGGGGTGTGGCTGGGGGTGGAGCCCGACGCGCTGCTGGGGCTTCCCCTGACCGAGGTGATGGAAGAGGAGGCGCTTCACGCCATCCGCGGCCGACTCCAACTCTCCCTCATCAACGGGTCGGTGGAGCGCGCCTTCCGCCTGACGCTGTCGCCAAATGCGCTGCCCCTGGACATCGCGGTCCATCTGTCCGGCCAGTCGATCATCGTCGAGGCGGAGCCGAGCGAGCCGGACGACGAACTGGACGTCGGCTCCATGGTCCGCGCGATGATCGGGCGGCTCCAGCGCACCGCCGATTTCGACTCCTGCTGCCGCGAGGCGGCGCGGCAACTGCGGTCGCTGACCGGCTTCGACCGGGTGATGATCTACCGCTTCGACCGCGACGGCGCGGGGGAGGTCATTGCGGAATCCGCGGTGCGCGGCGTGCCCTCCTATCTGGGGCTGCATTATCCGGCGTCGGACATCCCGAAGCAGGCTCGCGCGCTGTACGAGCGGAACTGGCTGCGCTGCATCAATGATGTGGATGCCCCGCCCGCAGCCATCCTGCCGCCGGTCGGACCGGAGGGCGAACCGCTCGACCTGTCGATGAGCGTGCTTCGCAGCGTGTCGCCCATCCATTGCGAGTATCTGCGCAACATGGGCGTTGCGGCCTCGCTGTCGGTGTCGATTCTGCGCCGCGGCAAGCTGTGGGGTCTGTTCGCCTGTCACAACATGGTGCCACGGCGGCTGTCGCTGGAGCGGCGCACGGCGGCGGAGCTGTACGGCCAGATGTTCTCCTTCCTTCTGGAAGGCGTCGAGCGCGACCGGGAGGAGGCCTACGAGGCCAAGGCGCGCCTGCTCCACACCCGCATCATGGCGGTGATGGCGGACGGTGCCTCCTCCATGGAGAATCTGGAGCGGCTGCGCGGCGAGGTCGGCCACTACATCCGCAGCGACGGCTTCGCCATCGTGCTGGGCGGCCAGATCCTTGTGGAGGGCACCACCCCGACGCCGGAGGAACTGCTCGGGCTGGTGCGCATGCTCAACCGCACGCACGCCAGCCGCGTCTTCGCCACCGGCGAAATCGGGCAGGTCCACCCGCCGGCGCAGGATTTCACCGAGCGCGCCGCCGGCATGTTGGCCATCCCGGTGTCGCGCAAGCCGCGCGACTACATCATCTTCTTCCGCCGGGAATCGGTCCGCACCGTCACCTGGGCCGGCAACCCGGACAAGCCCGTCGAGCCCGGCCCCAACGGGCAGCGCCTGACTCCGCGCAAGAGCTTCGAGGCGTGGAAGGAAACGGTGCACGGCCAGTCCGAGCCCTGGACGGAGGCCGACCTGCGCATCGCCGACTCCCTGCGGGTCACGCTGATGGAGGTGGTGCTGCGGCTGGCCGACCAGGCGGAGGAGGAGCGCCGGACGGCCCGCGAGCGGCAGGAGCTGCTGATTGCCGAGCTGAATCACCGGGTCCGCAACATCCTCAGCCTCGTCCGCGCCTTGCTGGCCCAGAGCCGGGCCGGGGTCACCCGTGTCGAGGAGTTCGCGGAGATCGTCGGCGGGCGCATTCAGGCGCTGGCCCGGGCGCACGACCAGCTGACGGCGGAGAACTGGAAACCCTCGCCCCTGCGTCCCCTGATCGCGGCGGAGGTCGACGCCTATCTGGGCAGCCGGGCGGACCGGGTGGTCCTGTCGGGGCCGGAGGTGCTGCTGTCGCCGCCGGCCCTCTCCGTGATGGCGCTGATCATGCACGAGCTGGTGACCAACGCCGCCAAGTACGGCGCCTTCGCCGACAGCGGCGGCCGGGTGAAGGTCCATTGGAGCCTGGACGACCGGGACGCCCTGGAACTCTGCTGGGAGGAAAGCGGCGGCCCGCCCGTGCAGGCGCCGACGCGCCAGGGCTTCGGCACCACCATCATCGAGCGCTCGGTCCCGCACGAGCTGAAGGGCGAGGCGATGGTGACCTACGCCCTGGCCGGGCTGAGAGCGCGCTTCACCATCCCGGCCATCCACGTCAGCTTGGCGCCGGAACGCCCGGCGGCGGTGATCGAGGCGGCGGTGACGCCCTGTGCGGCGGCGGACATTCCGCTGGGCGGGACGGTGCTGATCTTGGAAGACAACATGATCATCGCGATGAGCGCGGAGGACATGCTGTTGAAGCTGGGCGCCGAGCGGGTGGAGACGGTGGCGAGCGTCCGTCAGGCGCTGGTCACCATCGCCGACGACCCGCCGGACATGGCGCTTCTCGACGTCAATCTGGGGACCGAGACCTCCTTCCCGGTGGCGGAGCGGCTGCGCGAGCTGGGCATCCCCTTCCTGTTCGCCACCGGCTACGGCGAGTCCGCGATCTTCCCCGAGGAGTTCCGCGACGTGCTGGTCCTGCGCAAGCCCTATGATTCGGAGCAGGTGCGGCGAGGGCTCCAGACGGTGCGAGGTATTTAA
- a CDS encoding ATP-binding protein has protein sequence MARWLLLLVFTLAPLIGFEVYSHTRLRAEREAELGQEALRLLDLIDVEQGRIIDDIEHILATLMVANIAGPGCQETMERLGQRLPSYLTLGFADRSGTVRCATDRRIVGTGVANQPEVQQALSTGHFALGDYIVAEGLERHVLPFAMPYAHDNARTSGDGSDPVVVTALLDLDWLRQYQARKPLPPNTTVLLADSNGTIIVRVPDIPGLVGQPLPERLNLFLSGDRTATALTEGLDGVPRIVAYSPPGVNSNGLAVAVGIDHAAALRATDVVALRSWFPFLVILLLTLIATAWGIGRLTRQRETERSLLKAVLEHLRAGVVVAEAPTGRVILHNSAAERLIGQPLGRIDRIEDYPRPFTGGPEGSAELPLVRALRDGAVVRQEELRRDTPAGPITCLADAEPVRDPDCRITLAVVTLTDITERKAGEEALRRSETRFRELVENTPVMMWINRPDGGREYYNAAWRSYTGRSLEQGERWSYIHPADYPRLLDSRERGIAAGESYGFDVRMQRHDGVYRWHACRINPMRQNDQIIAWVGTAVDVHDSRMAREAAEQADRSKSRFLAAASHDLRQPMQSMFFFAEALHSHVHSPRGRDALAMLERGMETLKGLLDSLLDVSQLDAGVIEPRIEDIAVKPLLDDIGSAYAPVAAAKGLDLQVVNHHDLTVRSDRNLLGRMVRNLVENAIRYTERGVIRLECHPLDGHAGIQVRDTGIGISGEQMSWIFEEFYQVGNPERDRNQGLGLGLAIVQKLSALLGHPVEVRSELGKGSVFRISVPLGDAAETPVTPPPSRETKRGRLAVLIDDDAIVLMGLRSIFQDWGYDTIVASSTEEALDRLRAAGRRPDVMVADYRLREHKVGTEAILKIRELAGAPVPAVLLTGDSGPDVMQEAERHGIGLMFKPVTARLLQEALTRQTGTAA, from the coding sequence ATGGCCCGCTGGCTTCTGCTGCTCGTCTTCACCCTGGCCCCGCTGATTGGGTTCGAGGTCTATTCCCACACCCGGCTGCGGGCGGAGCGGGAGGCCGAACTCGGTCAGGAGGCGTTGCGCCTGCTCGACCTGATCGATGTCGAACAGGGGCGGATCATCGACGACATCGAACACATCCTTGCCACGCTGATGGTGGCGAACATCGCCGGCCCTGGCTGCCAGGAAACGATGGAACGGCTGGGGCAGCGCCTGCCCAGCTACCTGACCCTGGGCTTCGCCGACCGTTCCGGCACCGTCCGGTGCGCCACCGACCGACGGATCGTCGGGACCGGGGTCGCCAACCAGCCGGAGGTTCAGCAGGCCCTGTCCACCGGTCACTTCGCATTGGGGGACTACATCGTCGCGGAAGGGCTGGAGCGTCACGTCCTGCCCTTTGCCATGCCCTACGCGCACGACAACGCCCGAACTTCCGGCGACGGTTCCGATCCCGTGGTCGTGACCGCCCTGCTCGACCTCGACTGGCTGCGGCAGTATCAGGCCCGCAAACCGTTGCCTCCGAACACGACGGTCCTGCTGGCCGACAGCAACGGCACCATCATTGTCCGTGTGCCTGATATTCCGGGACTGGTCGGACAGCCGCTGCCGGAGCGGCTGAACCTCTTCCTGAGCGGCGACCGAACGGCGACGGCGCTGACCGAGGGATTGGACGGGGTGCCCCGCATTGTGGCCTATTCTCCTCCTGGCGTGAACAGCAACGGGCTCGCCGTCGCGGTGGGCATCGATCACGCCGCCGCATTGCGCGCCACCGACGTGGTGGCGCTGCGCTCCTGGTTTCCCTTCCTGGTGATCCTGCTGCTCACCCTGATCGCCACCGCCTGGGGAATCGGGCGCCTGACCCGCCAGCGCGAGACGGAGCGGTCGCTGCTGAAGGCCGTGCTGGAGCATCTGCGCGCCGGCGTGGTGGTGGCGGAGGCGCCCACCGGACGGGTGATCCTGCACAACAGCGCGGCGGAACGGTTGATCGGCCAGCCCCTGGGCCGGATCGACCGCATCGAGGACTATCCCCGCCCCTTCACCGGCGGCCCGGAAGGGTCTGCCGAGCTGCCGCTGGTCCGCGCCCTGCGCGACGGTGCGGTGGTGCGGCAGGAGGAGCTGCGCCGCGACACTCCGGCCGGTCCCATCACCTGCCTGGCCGACGCCGAACCGGTGCGCGATCCCGATTGCCGCATCACCCTGGCCGTCGTTACCCTGACCGACATCACCGAGCGCAAGGCCGGCGAGGAAGCCCTGCGGCGGAGCGAGACCCGCTTCCGCGAACTGGTCGAGAACACCCCGGTGATGATGTGGATCAACCGGCCGGACGGCGGCCGGGAGTACTACAACGCCGCCTGGCGCTCCTACACCGGGCGCAGCCTGGAACAGGGGGAGCGCTGGTCCTACATCCACCCCGCCGATTATCCACGGCTGCTCGACAGCCGCGAGCGCGGCATCGCCGCGGGCGAATCCTACGGCTTCGACGTGCGCATGCAGCGCCACGACGGGGTCTACCGCTGGCACGCATGCCGGATCAACCCGATGCGCCAAAACGACCAAATCATCGCCTGGGTCGGCACCGCGGTGGATGTGCACGACAGCCGCATGGCCCGCGAGGCGGCGGAGCAGGCCGACCGCTCCAAGAGCCGCTTCCTGGCCGCCGCCAGCCACGATCTGCGCCAGCCCATGCAGTCGATGTTCTTCTTCGCCGAGGCGCTGCACAGCCACGTCCATTCCCCGCGCGGGCGCGACGCCCTGGCGATGCTGGAACGCGGAATGGAGACGCTGAAGGGCCTGCTCGACAGCCTGCTGGACGTCTCGCAGCTGGACGCCGGGGTGATCGAACCGCGGATCGAGGACATTGCGGTCAAGCCCTTGCTCGACGACATCGGCTCCGCCTACGCCCCGGTCGCCGCCGCCAAGGGTCTGGATCTCCAGGTGGTGAACCACCATGACCTGACCGTGCGCAGCGACCGCAACCTGCTGGGGCGCATGGTCCGCAATCTGGTGGAAAACGCCATCCGCTACACCGAGCGCGGGGTGATCCGCTTGGAGTGCCACCCCCTGGACGGCCACGCCGGCATCCAGGTGCGCGACACTGGAATCGGCATCTCCGGCGAGCAGATGTCCTGGATCTTTGAAGAGTTCTATCAGGTCGGCAACCCCGAACGGGACCGCAACCAGGGGCTCGGCCTTGGCCTCGCCATCGTGCAGAAGCTGTCCGCCCTGCTCGGCCATCCGGTGGAGGTGCGCTCCGAACTCGGCAAAGGATCGGTGTTCCGCATCTCCGTGCCGCTCGGCGACGCCGCGGAAACCCCAGTTACGCCTCCCCCGTCCCGCGAAACCAAGCGAGGGCGGCTGGCCGTCCTGATCGACGACGACGCCATCGTCCTGATGGGGCTGCGCTCGATCTTCCAGGACTGGGGCTACGACACCATCGTCGCCTCCTCCACCGAGGAGGCGCTGGACCGCCTGAGGGCGGCGGGGCGACGGCCCGACGTGATGGTCGCCGACTACCGGCTGCGCGAGCACAAGGTGGGCACCGAAGCCATCCTGAAGATCCGCGAACTGGCCGGCGCACCGGTCCCCGCCGTCCTGCTGACCGGCGATTCCGGCCCCGACGTGATGCAGGAGGCCGAACGGCACGGGATCGGCCTGATGTTCAAACCGGTCACCGCCCGCCTTCTCCAGGAAGCCCTGACCCGCCAGACCGGCACCGCCGCGTGA
- a CDS encoding TetR/AcrR family transcriptional regulator, whose translation MDRGSARELTDRTTDKDSPTVGPRGRARRQALLDAAAALFVEKGFEKTTLTDIIGRAGGSRATLYEHFGDKEGLFRAMMEENSARIQEGLAAIQADERAAPEDGLTRFALHLVAALFDDRTMAIVRVLVSEGGRIPDIAEAFFRIGPETAQRRLADYLARQTAAGALTVVEPETAARGFIGMITGNILLRRLILPELSFSREEVERYVGRAVTLFLSGTRPNAEH comes from the coding sequence ATGGACCGGGGAAGCGCCAGGGAATTGACGGACAGGACGACGGACAAAGACTCACCGACGGTCGGCCCGCGCGGTCGGGCGCGCCGGCAGGCCCTGCTCGACGCGGCGGCGGCCCTGTTCGTCGAGAAGGGCTTCGAGAAGACCACGCTGACCGACATCATCGGCCGGGCCGGCGGCTCCCGCGCCACCCTCTACGAGCATTTCGGCGACAAGGAGGGGCTGTTCCGCGCGATGATGGAAGAGAACAGCGCCCGCATCCAGGAGGGGCTGGCCGCCATCCAGGCCGACGAGCGTGCGGCACCGGAGGACGGGCTGACACGCTTCGCCCTGCACCTCGTGGCGGCGCTGTTCGACGACCGCACCATGGCCATCGTCCGCGTGCTGGTGTCGGAAGGCGGGCGCATCCCCGACATTGCCGAAGCTTTCTTCCGCATCGGCCCGGAAACCGCCCAGCGGCGGCTGGCCGACTATCTGGCGCGGCAGACCGCCGCCGGTGCCCTGACCGTCGTGGAGCCGGAGACCGCCGCACGCGGTTTCATCGGCATGATCACCGGCAACATCCTGCTGCGCCGCTTGATCCTGCCGGAACTCTCTTTCTCCAGGGAAGAGGTGGAGCGTTACGTCGGACGGGCCGTCACCCTCTTTCTGTCAGGCACCCGCCCCAATGCGGAACACTGA
- a CDS encoding TetR/AcrR family transcriptional regulator codes for MPDKGASTPFQGGIAGAGIASLGINSFDTPGCGPRGQARCRALLDAAAALFVEKGFALTSLSDILRQAGGSRTTLYEHFGDKEGLFRAVMERHCDRVLEEMSATRAAGPAAMAEGLEENLYRVGLHIAGTLTMPETTAILRILVSEGGRIPDIAQAFFQVGPEKTIGWLADCFREWSEAGRLRIDDPEGAAHAFIGMVVGDLLTKRLILPDEPVSMEELERYVRQSVRLFLAGTRP; via the coding sequence ATGCCCGACAAGGGGGCATCCACACCGTTCCAGGGCGGAATCGCCGGAGCCGGAATCGCCAGCCTCGGCATCAACAGCTTCGACACGCCCGGCTGCGGCCCGCGTGGCCAGGCGCGTTGCCGGGCGCTGCTCGACGCGGCGGCGGCGCTGTTCGTGGAGAAGGGATTCGCGCTGACCTCGCTGTCCGACATCCTGCGGCAGGCCGGTGGATCGCGCACCACGCTCTACGAGCATTTCGGCGACAAGGAGGGGCTGTTCCGCGCGGTGATGGAGCGCCACTGCGACCGCGTGCTGGAGGAGATGTCGGCCACGCGCGCCGCCGGGCCGGCGGCGATGGCCGAGGGGCTGGAGGAGAATCTGTACCGCGTCGGCCTGCACATTGCCGGCACGCTGACCATGCCGGAAACCACCGCCATCCTGCGCATCCTGGTGTCGGAGGGTGGGCGCATCCCCGACATCGCCCAGGCCTTTTTCCAGGTCGGCCCGGAGAAGACCATCGGCTGGCTCGCCGACTGCTTCCGCGAGTGGTCCGAGGCGGGGCGCCTGCGCATCGACGATCCGGAGGGAGCCGCCCACGCCTTCATCGGCATGGTGGTCGGCGACCTGCTGACCAAGCGGCTGATCCTTCCGGACGAGCCCGTCTCCATGGAGGAGTTGGAGCGTTACGTCCGTCAGTCCGTGCGGTTGTTCCTCGCAGGGACGCGGCCCTGA
- a CDS encoding efflux RND transporter periplasmic adaptor subunit encodes MFNRNAFLSLAVAASLTVVLGACQDKKHAAGGQPAPGPAEVAVATIQPQSLSVTTELPGRTAAFRVAEIRPQVSGIVLKRFFTEGSDVKAGDQLYQIDPATYEANLAVAQADIQKAEANLQAARNKAARYNDLVKNSVVSKQDYDDAMASLKQNEAQLAAARAAHNLARINLDYTRVFAPISGRIGKSAVTEGALVTANQATALATVQQLDPIYVDVTQTASQLMQLRQDMESGRIRPAEPGKIPVSLFLHAAEAPYPQRGELQFSDVSVDPGTSSVQLRAVFPNPNLNLLPGLFVRARVEQGVAENALAVPQEAVQRGPDGSARVWVVGDDNKVNPRTIKTERAINNAWLVSDGLKAGERIVVEGLQKVKPGGEVKPVAAQAAVAALPGPQAR; translated from the coding sequence ATGTTCAACAGGAACGCATTTCTGTCTCTTGCCGTGGCGGCCTCCCTGACCGTGGTGCTGGGTGCCTGCCAGGACAAGAAGCACGCCGCCGGGGGCCAGCCGGCGCCCGGTCCGGCGGAGGTCGCGGTGGCGACCATCCAGCCGCAGAGCCTGTCGGTCACCACCGAACTGCCGGGCCGCACCGCGGCCTTCCGCGTGGCGGAGATCCGCCCGCAGGTCAGCGGCATCGTGCTGAAGCGCTTCTTCACCGAGGGCAGCGACGTCAAGGCGGGCGACCAGCTCTACCAGATCGACCCGGCCACCTACGAGGCCAACCTCGCCGTCGCCCAGGCCGACATCCAGAAGGCGGAGGCCAACCTGCAGGCCGCCCGCAACAAGGCGGCCCGCTACAACGACCTCGTCAAGAACAGCGTCGTCAGCAAGCAGGACTACGACGACGCCATGGCCTCGCTGAAGCAGAACGAGGCGCAGCTCGCCGCCGCCAGGGCCGCCCACAATCTGGCGCGCATCAACCTGGACTACACCAGGGTCTTCGCCCCCATCTCCGGCCGCATCGGCAAATCCGCCGTGACGGAAGGCGCGCTGGTCACCGCCAACCAGGCGACGGCGCTCGCCACCGTCCAGCAGCTCGACCCGATCTACGTGGACGTGACCCAGACCGCCTCGCAGCTCATGCAGCTCCGCCAGGACATGGAGAGCGGGCGCATCCGCCCGGCCGAGCCCGGAAAGATCCCGGTCTCGCTGTTCCTGCACGCGGCGGAGGCCCCCTATCCGCAGCGCGGCGAGCTTCAGTTCTCCGACGTGTCGGTCGATCCGGGCACCAGCTCCGTCCAGCTCCGCGCGGTGTTCCCGAACCCGAACCTGAATTTGCTGCCCGGCCTGTTCGTGCGCGCCCGCGTCGAGCAGGGCGTGGCCGAGAACGCGCTCGCCGTGCCGCAGGAGGCGGTGCAGCGCGGTCCGGACGGCTCGGCCCGCGTCTGGGTCGTCGGCGACGACAACAAGGTCAACCCGCGCACCATCAAGACCGAGCGGGCGATCAACAACGCCTGGCTGGTCTCCGACGGTCTGAAGGCGGGCGAGCGCATCGTGGTCGAGGGGCTTCAGAAGGTGAAGCCGGGGGGCGAGGTCAAGCCGGTGGCGGCCCAGGCCGCCGTGGCGGCCCTGCCCGGACCGCAGGCGCGCTGA